One Cryptomeria japonica chromosome 9, Sugi_1.0, whole genome shotgun sequence genomic window carries:
- the LOC131858576 gene encoding uncharacterized protein LOC131858576, which translates to MATSREHIEEIRRNKFSIGGEENPLTEDLHHAVKHLSAELYTKDVHFLMELIQNAEDNEYEPDVEPSLEFVVTSRDVTGVGAPATLLVFNNEKGFTPRNIESLCSVGRSTKKGKRQGGYIGEKGIGFKSVFLVTSQPYIFSNGYKIRFNEIPPSDSGVKIGYIVPEWIDKPNIEDLKRIYSSQCQGELPNTAIVLPLRPEKVDGVEEQLANIHPEVILFMSKIKRLSVREDGQNQNPRVHAVCVSQEIAFQDVKKEGSESFTLHLSAEENGKSNAECSYYMWRQRFPVKSNNRVEERSDIDNWVITLAFPLEDRVTTGNRVGAGVYAFLPTEIVTDLPFIIQADFLLASSRESILWDNKWNQGILDCIPSAFCEAFLTLVKSVRGAPPSARSFCFRYLPINTPSYLQLRQIREDIQAKLWTEEVVLCEPENAYCMPIQARKILPAFRKILEKATEEGLEKPIALWSTGVFIIHSCLDGSSCLDFLQVRYVPDEWYLTCIRSTPGWLADLSEDLYVQLLCFIAEHWNRGIPSSLQQFPLFKFDNGSNRAGWASLLDISSKRSKIYISSEEGDIAWLVRWNKVLGSAPRYKFMPNATQMAMKNLSYYEQSRLREWLDRYAKITYLSVSSFSKQLLEDVKASRSKEFIIRVAQFLHFSSVNGYMDSIQMHSLCKELPVVSDLGSIVSSCKAKLVPASMGKWHKLTGGNPWAAEGIVALSPAYMKANASGLRGEREEDLELFMRNGLGAVDVPKLKPPNAPLPALSSPISEDQVVLLL; encoded by the exons ATGGCGACTTCCAGAGAGCATATTGAGGagattagaagaaataaattttcCATAGGTGGGGAAGAAAACCCCCTTACAGAAGATCTCCATCATGCTGTTAAACATCTCTCAGCAGAACTATACACCAAGGATGTACATTTTCTAATGGAACTCATACAG AATGCAGAAGACAATGAGTATGAACCTGATGTTGAACCATCACTGGAATTTGTGGTAACGAGCAGAGATGTGACTGGTGTGGGTGCCCCTGCTACCCTTTTGGTGTTTAACAATGAGAAGGGCTTCACTCCCCGAAACATTGAATCCCTCTGCAGTGTTGGACGGTCCACAAAAAAGGGTAAAAGACAGGGAGGTTACATTGGAGAGAAAG gAATTGGATTCAAGAGCGTTTTCTTGGTCACCAGTCAGCCTTATATTTTCAGCAATGGATACAAAATTCGATTCAATGAAATCCCTCCATCTGATTCTGGGGTCAAAATTGGGTATATTGTTCCAGAATGGATCGACAAACCAAATATTGAAGATCTCAAAAGGATATATAGTAGTCAATGCCAAGGTGAGCTTCCCAATACTGCTATAGTTCTCCCTTTACGCCCTGAGAAGGTGGATGGTGTGGAGGAACAGCTTGCTAACATTCATCCAGAAGTCATTTTGTTTATGTCTAAAATCAAAAGACTCTCCGTCCGTGAAGATGGCCAAAATCAAAATCCCCGCGTGCATGCAGTTTGTGTGTCCCAGGAAATAGCATTTCAGGATGTGAAGAAAGAGGGAAGTGAATCCTTTACTCTCCATCTATCGGCAGAGGAAAATGGGAAATCTAATGCGGAATGCAGTTATTACATGTGGAGGCAAAGATTTCCAGTGAAATCGAACAACAGGGTAGAGGAGAGAAGCGACATTGACAATTGGGTAATAACACTTGCTTTTCCCCTTGAAGATCGAGTTACCACAGGCAATAGGGTAGGTGCTGGTGTTTATGCCTTTCTTCCCACAGAAATAGTCACCGACTTGCCCTTCATAATTCAAGCAGATTTTTTGTTAGCATCTTCGAGGGAAAGTATTCTTTGGGATAACAAGTGGAATCAAGGGATACTTGACTGCATTCCCTCAGCATTTTGTGAAGCTTTTCTCACTCTTGTGAAGAGTGTGAGAGGGGCTCCTCCCTCTGCGAGATCCTTTTGCTTCAGATATCTCCCCATTAATACACCCTCTTATCTGCAACTAAGACAAATTCGAGAGGACATCCAAGCCAAGCTCTGGACAGAAGAAGTCGTCCTATGTGAACCTGAAAATGCCTATTGCATGCCCATTCAAGCTCGCAAGATACTTCCAGCCTttagaaaaatattagaaaaagcaACTGAAGAAGGCCTGGAAAAGCCAATTGCTCTGTGGTCTACCGGAGTATTCATAATACATTCGTGCCTTGACGGATCAAGTTGTCTGGATTTCTTGCAAGTGCGCTATGTGCCCGATGAATGGTACTTAACATGTATTCGCAGCACCCCTGGTTGGCTTGCAGATCTATCGGAGGATTTATATGTGCAACTCCTTTGCTTCATTGCTGAACATTGGAACAGAGGAATTCCAAGTTCTCTCCAACAATTTCCTCTTTTTAAGTTTGACAATGGCTCCAATCGTGCGGGGTGGGCAAGTTTGTTGGATATATCTTCTAAGAGAAGCAAAATATACATCTCCTCGGAAGAAGGAGATATTGCATGGTTGGTGAGGTGGAATAAAGTGCTGGGAAGTGCTCCACGTTACAAATTCATGCCAAATGCAACACAGATGGCCATGAAGAATTTGAGCTATTATGAGCAGTCAAGATTGCGGGAGTGGCTAGATCGATATGCTAAGATTACCTATCTTTCTGTTTCAAGTTTTAGTAAACAGCTTTTGGAAGATGTTAAGGCATCGAGAAGTAAGGAATTCATAATCCGTGTGGCGCAGTTTTTGCATTTCTCTTCTGTCAATGGTTACATGGATTCAATACAGATGCACAGTTTGTGCAAGGAATTGCCCGTAGTTAGTGATTTGGGATCCATAGTAAGTAGTTGCAAAGCCAAACTTGTGCCTGCATCTATGGGCAAGTGGCATAAGCTAACAGGAGGCAATCCATGGGCTGCAGAAGGGATTGTTGCACTGTCACCTGCTTACATGAAAGCAAATGCCAGTGGACTGAGGGGGGAAAGGGAAGAGGATCTTGAGTTGTTTATGAGAAATGGGCTTGGAGCAGTGGACGTTCCCAAGCTAAAACCCCCTAATGCTCCATTGCCTGCACTCTCCTCTCCCATCAGCGAAGATCAAGTTGTTCTGCTTTTATAG